A genomic segment from Aegilops tauschii subsp. strangulata cultivar AL8/78 chromosome 1, Aet v6.0, whole genome shotgun sequence encodes:
- the LOC141026638 gene encoding uncharacterized protein, which translates to MDAFRDALDTCGLTDIGYVGSGWTFEKKVSGGTYTRVRLDRGVANPAWSLTFPSAVLEHKNAATSNHLPLYVQYVHEEPCRRAPKSFKYELAWERDPGLTPLVENAWTSGQTDSVQEISDKLMSLSTDLATRDRQHFGNVRREIQRMQKELQELRVIPNRSGPNHLEIKLIDRLTELYHREEIL; encoded by the coding sequence ATGGACGCATTCAGGGATGCATTGGATACATGTGGCCTAACTGATATAGGCTATGTTGGAAGTGGATGGACTTTTGAAAAGAAAGTGTCTGGAGGGACATATACTAGAGTGCGGCTGGACAGAGGAGTAGCTAATCCCGCGTGGTCGCTTACGTTTCCATCAGCAGTACTTGAACACAAAAATGCAGCAACCAGCAATCATCTACCGCTATACGTTCAGTACGTGCATGAGGAGCCATGCAGACGGGCCCCAAAGTCATTTAAATACGAGCTTGCATGGGAGCGTGATCCTGGTCTCACACCATTGGTGGAAAACGCTTGGACTAGCGGACAAACGGACTCAGTCCAGGAAATTAGCGACAAGCTGATGTCGCTTTCAACCGACCTGGCCACACGGGACCGACAGCATTTCGGGAATGTGCGGCGGGAGATCCAACGCATGCAGAAGGAACTACAGGAGTTGCGCGTGATCCCAAATCGCTCTGGTCCAAATCACCTGGAAATTAAATTAATTGACAGGTTGACAGAACTTTATCACAGAGAAGAAATTTTATAG